gaaatgcttttttccatgctcttcagatattgcgtacagtgggatccaaacactagttgctgaatctgatacactaaatataaaaaatacaacaatttgaatagctctgatgtacatgaattacaagacaataagttgcacaataagtcccagtagttatggtagaattatcagtaaaagtaaaagtacagtagtcacatacagtaccagtgcaatatcaaagagtataacagtatatacagtataggaagtTTTAGATTGTTCTGGGTCATGTTTGCGTGTCCtcttaattgctctgtttattgctattctgaatgttgctgggtcgggtttggttttggaattggattgcattattatggtattgttgtgtattgttttgtttgattaattaatatattataaaaaaaataaaaaaataaaaatacaaagtttAATATTTCATTGATGTACCATCCATTTATTAATCATAACATTCAATAGTGTTCATCCTCATTGTGGCCAtgagtgagctggagcctatcccagctgacctcTTGGACTTCCTGTCTCACTCTCAGCTGAAGGAGCTTCCTGCTgatgaagaggaggaagaggagggtgAGGGCGGGGCCAAGCGTCAACAGCTGAGGTTGGGCTGCCTACTGCAGCTGTCCTTCCCCCGTCATGGCGTGACAACCCGGGGAGTGGCGCTGGTGGAGGACAGCGTCACCTGCACAGGTGGGCGAGGCCAAAGTGACATTCTTGGCTTTCtgactgatgtgtgtgtgtgtgtgtgtgtgtgtgtgcgtgtgtgtgtgtgtgtgtgtgtgtgtgtgtgtgtgtgtgtgtgtgtgtgtgcgtgcgtgtgtgtgtgcgtgcgtgtgcgcgtgtgcgggggcgtgtgtgtgtgtgtgttcaggtccTGATGCGGTGTTGCAGACGCGCCGTAAGCTACACAGGATGGCGAGAGACAAAGCGCTGAGTCAGGCCTTCTCTGCAGTTCTGCTGGTGCTGCTAGGTGGTAGCACTCATGCGAACAGGTGAGGCCATCGCCATGGCAACGTAGGCTGACGTCCATGCGTGTCTCTGTCAGGTGACGGCAAAGTGATGGTGGAGCTGCGACAAACGTCAGAGCATCTCTTCTCTGAGGACACTGTGGGATTGGTCCAGGTCAGAGACTGGGACCAGGTTAGGGGAATtgtgtccatcattcacaatcattatgttagACAAGAGCACATATGAtgtctttttatgcattcaaagtcgtaaaatatggcaaatacgaggtggctaacaatgcagctaattggaGTACACTATTGGGCCcataaaactttttaaaaacataaaaaaaccgccaacaacactccatttatatcttgtgacctaaatattaaccaagtattagtgatattgttactatAAGTGCCTACACAGAAgaactacttttagtaacacCGTGCATtagtcacagagagctaactaccttatgctgctatattgacatattgagcggctgcatcgcctctgagttggtgaaagttaaatatagattataaatcatgcctctcacctggatagtagaaggctgtAGACATAaaccgacaagttggtcaactttgacatccaacttaaccTGGAAATGGTGAGAAAAACTCAAAAAGACGCTggtttgtggaacatttttttaaaccctttgtgAGGACTATGATTAATttgtcatctaaacgggaagatataaacatcccatcagttggcatcccagtgagagcagatattgtacagtaagtgattgttttattttgttcatagtttgtatatcttgtttagcaattAGCAATACTTCTACATGATgcgtagtgtttcactaaagctgcatctgtttagcacacagcttctaaaacttgtagatcatcctccttatattctgggtcaaaaatataagtttctggatcctcatttgttcaaaagtagtctttgttgtctctcatgaagtctgtagtgttgttgttgttgtagttgaAGGGAAAAGTCAACGTTTTGATGTGTCAGTTAAATTAATACAccaccatatgcttaaaatgagcaaaatatgtaaatattacaaaccccgtttccatatgagttgggaaattgtgttagatgtaaatataaacggaatacaatgatttgcaaatttttttcaacccatattcaattgaatgcactacaaagacaagatatttgatgttcaaactcataaactttttttttttgcaaataaacttagaatttcatggctgcaacacgtgccaaagtagttgggaaatggcgtgttcaccactgtgttacctggcctttccttttaacaacactcagtaaacgtttgggaactgaggagacacattttttaagcttctcaggtggaattctttcccattcttgcttgatgtacagcttaagttgttcaacagtccgggggtctccattgtggtattttaggcatcataatgcgccacacattttcaatgggagacaggtctggactacaggcaggccagtctagtacccgcactcttttactatgaagccacgttgatgtaacacgtggcttggcattgtcttgctgaaataagcaggggcgtccatggtaacgttgcttggatggcaacatatgttgctccaaaacctgtatgtacctttcagcattaatggcgccttcaaagatgtgtaagttacccatgtcttgggcactaatacacccccataccatcacagatgctggcttttcaactttgcgcctataactatccggatggttcttttcctcttggtccggaggacacgacgtccacagtttccaaaaacaatttcaaatgtggactcgtcagaccacagaacacttttccactttgtatcagtccatcttagatgagctcaggcccagcgaagccgacggcgtttctgggtgttgttgataaacggttttcgccttgcataggagagttttaacttgcacttacagatgtagcgaccaactgtagttactgacagtgggtttctgaagtgttcctgagcccatatggtgatatcctttacacactgatgtcgcttgttgatgcagtacagcctgagggatcaaaggtcacgggcttagctgcttacgtgcagtgatttctccagattctctgaaccctttgatgatattacggaccgtagatggtgaaatccctcgccccatccttgtttgtgaatgactgagcatttcatggaatctacttttgtacccaatcatggcacccacctgtgcccaatttgcctgttcacctgtgggatgttccaaataagtgtttgatgagcattcctcaacttttttagtatttattgccacctttcccaacttctttgtcacgtgttgctggcatcaaattctaaagttaatgattatttgcaaaaaaaaaaagtttatcagtttgaacatcaaatatgttgtctttgtagcatattcaactgaatatgggtttaaaataatttgcaaatcattgtattcattttatatttacatctaacacaatttcccaactcatatggaaacggggtttgtacatgttattatgaatgtgactacattacatatatacttagagcgtgtatataatcaatcaatcaatgtttatttatatagccctaaatcacaagtgtctcaaagggctgcacaagccacaaaaaaaGTTGATGGAGGTCTTTGGatatttttagagtgctttataggcggaatagaaagactctcattgactccattgtaagctgtcTATTG
This genomic interval from Entelurus aequoreus isolate RoL-2023_Sb linkage group LG06, RoL_Eaeq_v1.1, whole genome shotgun sequence contains the following:
- the rdm1 gene encoding RAD52 motif-containing protein 1 isoform X9, with product MSAPGFYALIKFYSALHAQKAQQHTDGHSLFQNSPLKVRLSSKRGPHFLSRCRPLSHAHCVELANHCLGFNGWTSDIITLKELPADEEEEEEGEGGAKRQQLRLGCLLQLSFPRHGVTTRGVALVEDSVTCTGPDAVLQTRRKLHRMARDKALSQAFSAVLLVLLGDGKVMVELRQTSEHLFSEDTVGLVQVRDWDQHCDEDDDVVHQATLFPAEEDECGDEDLDLTVW